GCACAATATGGATGCTCTTCTGCCCTAAAAGAGCGCAGGTCGTAGCCTCTATGGCAAAGCGATCTCGCATCGTTTTTATTAAGCAAGGCTTGAGCCAAAAACTTGACGGCGACAGGAACACCTCCCAGCAAGAGATCTTGGGCACGGTATACGCGCCCCATGGCTCCTTTCCCAATCAACTCCACCAGTTGATAGCGGTTGGCGAGTAAGCGACCAATGTAAGAATCTGTCATTGTATGACTACAAGCTGACAATAGGGCACTATTCGTTGGCCTGACGTTCCAGGGTGGCTTCCATGGTGCTGATCAAATGGTGACCTGCCATGATCCCACTGGATAAATAATAGAGATTGTCATTCAGGCGATGGAGTGTTTCAAACCCGCTACGACGTTGGCGATCGCCCAAGACCCAATAGCGTTGCACAATTGATTCTGGGGCAATCCAGCCTTCCCCCTCCACACGTCCCAATTGGCTGTGTTGAAGAACAAAGGTATATTGGCGCTCTCCGCCGTCCAAATGACCCCTGTACTGAAAAGTGACTTCATCGCGCTCAGAAGCTGGGAACACCATTTTGGTCACCATCGTAAACCAATTATCCCGTCCCCACCCTACCAATGTCCTACCTTTAATTGGAATTGGGACTCCATTACGCTCTAACCACGTTCCTTGTAGTGTCCAGCGTCCAGCCTCCATTAAAAAGGTATGAGCCACAGCGCGATTCCTTACTCCGATGGCTGTTTGCAACCTAACCAATACTGAGTTTTCAACTATTCCTCGGATGCTATGCTAACACGCACGGGTGCGGATGCTTGGATGAAATTCACCCAAGCAAACGGGCTGATCTGCCCCCGTGACCGTCGGCAGGTTGCCGGGAATGCCCTGCTGCTGCCAGTAAGCAAGTACCGCAAAGGCGATCGCCTCTTTATAGTCAGCACTGAGTCCCAGGTCGTCAGTGTCCAGAACCGGAATCGGGTCTAGGTGCAGTTCCAGTCTCTGTCGGAGATAGCGATTTTGACTGCCCCCCCCCACAGATCAGCACCTGATCCGGTGCCTGGGGGAGAAAAGCTTGATAACTGTCGGCAATGGAGGCAGCGGTCAATTCCGTCAGGGTTGCCAAGATATCTGCCGGGGTGAGGGCATACACTTGGGCTGCGGTTAGACAGTCTTTAAAGTAGGCCAGCCCAAACGCTTCCCGTCCGGTGGACTTGGGAGGTGGTTGGGGAAAAAAGGGCTGCTGTAACCATTGGGCCACCAACGGCTGGCAAGGAGTGCCACGGGAAGCCCATGCTCCATGCTGATCATAGGTTTGTTGGCCGTTACTGAAATGCTGCACGGCTAGATCGAGCAGTAGATTGCCAGGGCCTGTATCCCAGCCAAGAATGCCAGCTTCCCAAGTTTTGGTCTCTAAAGGAGCAGGGGCGTCATGGGGTTGAAAGGCGGGGAGATACGTCACATTGCCAATGCCACCAATGTTTTGGATACAGCGGTGAGCCGTGGGGTGTCCCAGCAAGTAAGCATCGACGCGAGAGACCAAGGGAGACCCCCTGTCCGCCCCTAGCAATGTCGGCCACGCGAAAATTACTCACCGTCGCCACACTCGTCTGGTGGGCTATCAAAGCACCCCGACCCAGTTGCAAACTATAGCCCAAGGAGGGGAAGTCGGGGGGGGCGATGGTACACCGTTTGGCCATGGGAGCCAATCAAATCGGCTGCGGGATGTCCCTGTTGAATCTGGCAAGCAGCTTCGGCAAATGCTAGGGCGATGGCATCGTCTAAAACTGCCAACTCCGCCATCGTTAGGGCGGAGCCTGCGCCCACTGCTAAAATCTGCTCCCGCAAATCAGGCGCATAGGGGTAGGTGTTACCGGCTAGGAGTTGCACCTGGAGATCGAATCCCATCCCCGAAATTTCCA
Above is a window of Neosynechococcus sphagnicola sy1 DNA encoding:
- a CDS encoding anhydro-N-acetylmuramic acid kinase: MGGGSQNRYLRQRLELHLDPIPVLDTDDLGLSADYKEAIAFAVLAYWQQQGIPGNLPTVTGADQPVCLGEFHPSIRTRAC
- a CDS encoding anhydro-N-acetylmuramic acid kinase; the protein is MAKRCTIAPPDFPSLGYSLQLGRGALIAHQTSVATVSNFRVADIARGGQGVSLGLSRRCLLAGTPHGSPLYPKHWWHWQCDVSPRLSTP
- a CDS encoding anhydro-N-acetylmuramic acid kinase — translated: MQRVIGLMSGTSVDGIDAALVEISGMGFDLQVQLLAGNTYPYAPDLREQILAVGAGSALTMAELAVLDDAIALAFAEAACQIQQGHPAADLIGSHGQTVYHRPPRLPLLGL
- a CDS encoding anhydro-N-acetylmuramic acid kinase; the protein is MVSRVDAYLLGHPTAHRCIQNIGGIGNVTYLPAFQPHDAPAPLETKTWEAGILGWDTGPGNLLLDLAVQHFSNGQQTYDQHGAWASRGTPCQPLVAQWLQQPFFPQPPPKSTGREAFGLAYFKDCLTAAQVYALTPADILATLTELTAASIADSYQAFLPQAPDQVLICGGGQSKSLSPTETGTAPRPDSGSGH